The following are encoded together in the Coffea arabica cultivar ET-39 chromosome 1c, Coffea Arabica ET-39 HiFi, whole genome shotgun sequence genome:
- the LOC113725213 gene encoding nuclear intron maturase 1, mitochondrial-like, which yields MRIHHILSAKAFSFCPRSLFSAIQEMLLRTKLKHLTYKHIIPLIRSLSYLNPQPQVSQQQQPSSLRRQQDPYSLLKEEPIQILADLWVKTFSQRQEPKPFTNLTGFLSKFDLWVLAYQRTCAHVSGTFPPRNALHSDVLCDVLSLRNAVVRNKFSWNCKTHQFIRGPNEKPLTKLLSRRQLNPILTSKNPPFQDRVVQEVLFMILEPVFDPRFSSKSHAFRPGRNAHTVIRTLRSNFAGYLWFLRGDLSPILDEVDVNVVMRCIENAVKDKKVLNLIKSGLKGAVNNCLTDVECEGKMKKSKRKKGRTKKRILSENEPKPDPYWLRTFFNFAPEEAAKVPNYGYCGILSPLLANVCLNELDQMMEEKIIEFFKPCEQDSIWKYSIEDGYHNPSWPEFVPSGGKEKTRKMDYVRFGGHFLIGIRGTREEAVGIRKDIIEFCENNFGIRLDNSKFEIEHITRGIDFLDHTLCRRIIYPTLRYTGTGGKIVSEKGVGTLLSVTASLQQCIRQFRRLEFVKGDRDPEPLPCTPMLYSGQAHTNSQMNKFLETMADWYRYADNRKKIVGFCAYVIRSSLAKLYAARYRLKSRAKVYKIATRDLSRPLRESSNNSAPEYSDLLRMGLVDAIDGVQFSRMSLIPSCDYSPFPRNWIPDHEKVLHEYINLQDPKFFYELQKSLKQQVLSSPQDDMSEIVWSCKTLGIQNYCLNGATEVHDASPTVRR from the coding sequence ATGCGTATTCACCATATCCTCTCTGCTAAAGCTTTCTCTTTCTGTCCACGGTCCCTTTTCTCTGCGATTCAAGAAATGTTACTGAGAACAAAACTCAAACACCTCACCTACAAACACATAATCCCCCTTATCCGCTCGCTCTCTTACCTCAATCCTCAGCCTCAGGTGTCCCAGCAGCAGCAGCCTTCTTCTCTACGGCGACAACAAGATCCATACTCCCTCCTAAAAGAAGAACCGATTCAAATCCTCGCGGACCTCTGGGTCaaaacgttctcccaacgccaaGAACCAAAGCCCTTCACCAACCTCACTGGTTTCCTCTCAAAATTCGATCTCTGGGTCCTCGCTTACCAGAGAACTTGCGCCCACGTAAGCGGCACATTCCCACCTCGTAATGCTCTTCACTCGGATGTTCTGTGCGACGTGTTGTCACTGAGAAACGCCGTGGTTCGTAACAAGTTTTCATGGAACTGCAAGACGCATCAGTTTATTCGTGGCCCCAATGAAAAACCCCTCACCAAGTTACTCTCGAGACGCCAACTGAACCCAATTTTGACGTCCAAGAATCCACCGTTTCAAGATCGTGTTGTGCAGGAGGTACTCTTCATGATTCTGGAACCCGTTTTTGATCCACGgttttcatccaaatcacatGCTTTTAGGCCTGGGAGGAATGCGCATACGGTTATTAGGACTCTTAGGAGTAACTTTGCAGGATACTTGTGGTTTTTGAGGGGCGATTTAAGTCCAATTcttgatgaggttgatgtgaATGTGGTAATGCGATGCATTGAAAATGCTGTGAAAGATAAGAAAGTTCTGAACTTGATAAAATCTGGGTTAAAAGGCGCTGTAAATAACTGTTTAACTGACGTTGAATGTGAAGGGAAAATGAAGAAGAGCAAGAGGAAAAAAGGGCGGACAAAGAAGAGAATCTTGAGTGAGAATGAGCCAAAGCCAGACCCGTATTGGTTGAGAACGTTTTTCAATTTTGCACCTGAGGAGGCTGCAAAGGTGCCGAACTATGGATATTGCGGGATACTTAGTCCTTTGCTGGCTAATGTGTGTCTGAATGAGCTTGATCAAATGATGGAAGAGAAGATAATTGAGTTCTTTAAGCCCTGTGAACAAGATTCCATATGGAAGTACTCGATAGAAGATGGCTATCATAACCCTTCTTGGCCGGAGTTCGTTCCATCTGGTGGGAAGGAGAAGACGAGGAAGATGGATTACGTTAGATTTGGGGGTCATTTTCTAATTGGGATTCGGGGAACTAGAGAGGAAGCAGTGGGAATTAGGAAGGATATAATTGAGTTTTGTGAAAACAATTTTGGCATAAGGCTAGACAATTCCAAATTTGAGATTGAGCATATTACTAGGGGAATTGATTTTTTGGATCACACACTGTGTCGTAGGATCATATATCCTACTCTTCGTTACACTGGGACAGGTGGAAAGATAGTCAGTGAGAAAGGTGTAGGAACTCTGCTTTCAGTCACAGCTAGTTTGCAGCAGTGCATTCGTCAATTTAGAAGGCTCGAGTTTGTGAAAGGTGATAGGGACCCAGAGCCACTCCCTTGCACCCCAATGCTTTATTCGGGACAAGCTCATACTAATTCTCAAATGAACAAGTTCCTTGAGACCATGGCAGACTGGTATAGATATGCAGATAACAGAAAGAAAATTGTTGGGTTTTGTGCTTATGTCATTCGAAGTTCTCTTGCTAAACTTTATGCTGCCAGGTATAGATTGAAATCTCGTGCCAAAGTCTACAAGATTGCTACACGTGATCTTAGTCGTCCTTTGAGGGAGAGTAGTAATAACTCTGCACCTGAGTATTCAGATCTTTTGAGGATGGGGCTTGTTGATGCTATTGATGGTGTACAATTTTCTCGCATGTCTTTGATTCCTTCATGTGATTACAGTCCATTCCCTAGGAATTGGATCCCAGACCATGAGAAAGTGTTGCATGAATATATCAACTTACAAGATCCGAAGTTCTTTTATGAActgcaaaaatcactcaagcaacaAGTTCTATCATCACCCCAAGATGACATGTCTGAGATTGTGTGGAGTTGCAAGACACTTGGTATCCAAAACTACTGCCTTAATGGTGCGACAGAGGTGCATGATGCTTCTCCAACAGTTAGAAGGTGA
- the LOC140005834 gene encoding uncharacterized protein: MNRSGGMALMWKEEVKIKQVIKTAFTIEAHVEDRETKTTSWFIGIYASCDNLIRKSQWKVVKDRKKLWGEKWIIAGDFNDILSNEEKWGGRWREENSFTDFNNFINDNQLVDIGFEGNPWTWSNNWEDVGEVRERLDRDLCCIDWSLVFDKANCKHIDTFASDHSILMIDTNPETRKRKKKWKNNSNYNAKKKINQLKSQLEKLQSSTQTSTRREIVDLKEQLKEAYKEEELYWHQKA; encoded by the exons ATGAATAGATCTGGGGGCATGGCTTTGATGTGGAAAGAGGAAGTTAAAATTAAACAGGTAATTAAAACTGCCTTTACTATAGAAGCTCATGTGGAAGATAGGGAGACAAAGACAACATCGTGGTTCATTGGTATATACGCAAGCTGTGACAATCTAATCAGGAAGAGTCAATGGAAGGTTGTGAAAGATAGGAAAAAGTTGTGGGGAGAAAAATGGATAATAGCTGGGGATTTTAATGACATACTTTCAAATGAGGAGAAGTGGGGAGGCAGATGGAGAGAAGAGAATAGTTTCACAGACTTCAACAATTTCATCAATGATAACCAATTGGTTGATATTGGTTTTGAGGGGAACCCCTGGACTTGGAGTAACAATTGGGAGGATGTAGGGGAAGTCAGAGAAAGACTAGATAGAGACCTGTGTTGCATAGACTGGTCACTTGTTTTTGATAAAGCCAACTGCAAACATATTGACACATTTGCATCTGACCACAGCATATTAATGATAGATACTAATCCAGAGACtaggaagaggaaaaaaaag TGGAAAAATAACTCCAATTACAATGCTAAAAAGAAGATCAATCAGCTCAAAAGTCAGTTGGAGAAGCTTCAGTCTAGCACTCAGACTAGCACCAGAAGAGAGATAGTGGATCTGAAAGAGCAGTTGAAAGAGGCTTACAAGGAGGAGGAACTGTATTGGCACCAAAAAGCTTGA